The Microbacterium limosum sequence CGAACGTGTCGAGAAGCGTGTAGGGACCACCCGGCTCCTGGAAGGCCTGCAGCAGCTCGTACAGGCCCGAGCCGAACACGGCGGGAACGGCCAGCAGGAAGGCGTATTCGGCCGCCGCGGGCCGCGTATAGCCGAGGGCGAGCCCGAGTGTCGTCGTCGCCCCGGAGCGGGAGACGCCGGGGATCAGGGCGAGAGCCTGTGCGAAGCCCAGCGCGAGCCCGTGCGGGTAGGTCAGATCCTTCAGTTCGCGCTGTCGGCGTCCCCACCGGTCGGCTGCGCCGAGGAGGAGCCCGAACCCTATGAGCACGATCGCCACGAGCCAGAGGTTGCGGAAGGTCCCGCGGATGACGTCCTGGAAGAGGAACCCCAGCGCGCCAATGGGGATCGTTCCGAGGATGATGAGCCAACCCATCCGCGCATCCGGGTCGTTGCGCGGGACGCGGCCCGTCAGCGACTGCGCCCATCGCGAGATGATGCGCACGATCGTGCCCCAGAAGTAGACCAGGACGGCGGCCTCCGTGCCGATCTGCGTGATCGCGGTGAAGGTCGCGCCCGGGTCCTCGGCCGAAGGGAGGAACTCGCCGACGATGCGCAGGTGGGCGCTCGAGGAGATCGGCAGGAACTCCGTCAGCCCCTGGATGATGCCGAGGACGAGGGCTTCGATGAACTGCATGGGCGCCTTCCGGTGAGGTCGCGTCGGTGCGGGATGAGAGGGGTGCCGCGACGCGGCATCCGAGGATCAGCAGACCCTGAGCAGGTCGGTCAGCACGCGCTGTCCGAACTCGAGGGCATCGACGGGGACGCGCTCGTCCACCCCGTGGAACATACCGGTGAAGTCGAGGTCGGGGGGAAGGCGCAGCGGCGCGAAGCCGTATCCGGAGATGCCGAGGGTGGCGAGGGCCTTGTTGTCGGTGCCGCCGCCCATCAGGTACGGCAGGACCGGGACCCCGGGATCGTGGCGCTCCAGCATCCCGACCATCGTGTCGACGAGGTCGCCCTCGAACGGGACCTCGAGCCCGATGTCGCTGTGCACGGTCTCGATCTCGATGTCGTCGCCGACGATCCGCTGGATCTCGGCGAGGGCCGCCGCCTCGGTGCCCGGAAGCACGCGCACGTCGATGAGTGCCTCGGCTCGATCGGGGATGACGTTGTGCTTGTAGCCCGCCGCGAGGCCGGTGGGGTTCGTGGTGGTGCGCAGCGTCGAGCGCAGAAAGCCCGATGCGCGCCCCGTCCTCGCCGCAAGGGCGTCGGGCCCGAGGGCGGCATCTCCGACGATTCCGCCCAGTCCCGCCAGGAGCGCCGTCGTGGTGGCGGTCAGACGCACCGGCCACTCCGTGCGCCCGACGGCGGCGACGGCCTCGGCGAGGCGGATGACGGCGTTGTCCTCGTGCACGGCCGACCCGTGTGCGGCGCGGCCCCGCGCGACGAGCCGTATCCACACGAGGGCCTTCTCCCCCACCTGCAGCAGATACGCCCGGCGACCCGCCACATCGATCGAGTACCCGCCGACCTCGCTGATCGCCTCCGTCGCGCCGGCGAACCAGTCGGGTCGCTCCTTCACGACCAGGTGAGAGCCCTCGATGCCGCCGTTCTCCTCGTCGGCGAAGAAGGTCACGATGACATCCCGCGCCGGCTGTTCGCCGGAGCGCACCAG is a genomic window containing:
- a CDS encoding undecaprenyl-diphosphate phosphatase — protein: MQFIEALVLGIIQGLTEFLPISSSAHLRIVGEFLPSAEDPGATFTAITQIGTEAAVLVYFWGTIVRIISRWAQSLTGRVPRNDPDARMGWLIILGTIPIGALGFLFQDVIRGTFRNLWLVAIVLIGFGLLLGAADRWGRRQRELKDLTYPHGLALGFAQALALIPGVSRSGATTTLGLALGYTRPAAAEYAFLLAVPAVFGSGLYELLQAFQEPGGPYTLLDTFGATVVAFGVGLAVIAFLMRYLKRGSFLPFVIYRVALGVVLIVLLSVGVLQPY
- a CDS encoding M20/M25/M40 family metallo-hydrolase, encoding MSRNPAALVSAAGDAPLPEVASIARDLIRFDTQNWGGGTARGEREAAEYAGAYLEALGLEVDYFEPVPRRTNVRAVLPGRDRRRPALVLHGHLDVVPAPPEGWSVDPFAGVVRDGMLWGRGAVDMKDMDAMILTSVADLVRSGEQPARDVIVTFFADEENGGIEGSHLVVKERPDWFAGATEAISEVGGYSIDVAGRRAYLLQVGEKALVWIRLVARGRAAHGSAVHEDNAVIRLAEAVAAVGRTEWPVRLTATTTALLAGLGGIVGDAALGPDALAARTGRASGFLRSTLRTTTNPTGLAAGYKHNVIPDRAEALIDVRVLPGTEAAALAEIQRIVGDDIEIETVHSDIGLEVPFEGDLVDTMVGMLERHDPGVPVLPYLMGGGTDNKALATLGISGYGFAPLRLPPDLDFTGMFHGVDERVPVDALEFGQRVLTDLLRVC